The proteins below come from a single Plodia interpunctella isolate USDA-ARS_2022_Savannah chromosome 21, ilPloInte3.2, whole genome shotgun sequence genomic window:
- the LOC128679111 gene encoding aldo-keto reductase AKR2E4-like, with the protein MAKAPTVKLTSGYDMPVVGLGTYAAKSEPGQFRQAVEWSIDLGYRHIDTASLYGNEEEVGQGIASKIKEGVVKREELFVTTKLWCDRHAEPQVLPSLKESLARLHLDYVDLYLVHWPISMNDKGEDAGIDYLETWKGMEGLVKRGLARSIGVSNFNEEQLDRLLNAANIKPVVNQIEISPTLTQHALVDFCKSRSVVPVAYTPLGLISVAWPEPTGKDIIKTDPKLGELADKYRKSRSQIALKYLLQRGIPVVPKSFTKSRIEENISIFDFDLTEEEIALVDSYNINHRCVPRKESVKFKYFPF; encoded by the exons atggcgAAAGCGCCGACTGTTAAGTTAACAAGTGGATATGATATGCCGGTCGTTGGTCTGGGAACATATGCA GCAAAATCAGAGCCGGGCCAATTCAGGCAGGCAGTGGAGTGGAGCATAGACTTGGGGTATCGTCACATAGACACGGCTTCTTTGTATGGGAACGAAGAGGAGGTCGGACAAGGAATCGCTAGTAAAATTAAGGAGGGCGTTGTTAAGAGGGAGGAGCTGTTTGTCACAACTAAG CTGTGGTGCGACCGTCACGCCGAGCCCCAAGTGTTGCCATCTCTGAAGGAATCTCTCGCCAGGCTCCATTTGGATTATGTTGATCTGTATTTAGTACATTGGCCCATCTCTATGAAT GATAAAGGAGAAGACGCCGGTATAGATTACTTGGAGACTTGGAAGGGCATGGAGGGGCTCGTGAAGCGCGGACTCGCGAGGTCTATAGGCGTTTCCAACTTCAACGAGGAGCAGTTGGACAGACTGCTCAACGCGGCAAACATCAAACCTGTCGTCAACCAAATCGAG ATAAGCCCGACATTGACTCAACACGCGCTCGTAGATTTCTGCAAGTCCCGTTCAGTTGTGCCCGTGGCCTACACCCCACTGGGCCTCATATCTGTGGCCTGGCCCGAACCCACGGGCAAAGATATCATCAAAACGGACCCCAAGCTGGGTGAACTAGCTGACAAATATAGGAAAAGTCGATCGCAGATAGCGTTGAAATATTTG CTGCAACGTGGAATCCCAGTGGTACCGAAGTCATTCACAAAGTCGCGGATAGAAGAGAACATAAGTATCTTCGACTTCGACTTGACAGAAGAGGAGATTGCGCTGGTAGATAGCTACAACATCAACCATAGATGCGTGCCCAGAAAAGAGAGTGTTAAGTTTAAATACTTcccattttga
- the LOC128679110 gene encoding aldo-keto reductase AKR2E4-like — protein sequence MVVKVPTVKLTSGYVMPVVGLGTYARKADPGQFRQGVEWGIELGYRHIDTAAIYKNEEEVGQGISNKIKEGVVTRGELFITTKLWCDRHAEADVLPTLKESLNRLQLDYVDLYLIHWPVSINKNGEDAEVDYLETWKGMESLVKMGLAKSIGVSNFNEEQLGRLLAVANIKPAVNQIEINPTFTQHALVDFCKSHSVVPVAYTPLGLISEARPEFIGKDVIKTDPKLGELAEKYGKTRAQIALRYLVQRGIPVVPKSFTKSRIAENLDIFNFELTDKEMAIVDGYNLDHRCVPGTAWAKLKYFPF from the exons atggtTGTTAAAGTGCCAACGGTTAAGCTCACCAGTGGATATGTAATGCCCGTTGTGGGTTTGGGGACATATGcc AGAAAAGCAGACCCTGGTCAATTCAGACAGGGGGTGGAATGGGGAATAGAGCTTGGGTATCGTCATATAGACACAGcagcaatttataaaaatgaagagGAGGTAGGGCAAGgaatatctaataaaattaaagaaggTGTTGTAACAAGAGGAGAACTGTTTATTACAACAAAG TTGTGGTGTGATCGTCATGCAGAAGCAGATGTTTTACCTACTTTAAAGGAGTCCCTCAACAGGCTTCAACTGGACTATGTTGatctatatttaattcattggCCTGTATCTATTAAT AAAAATGGAGAAGATGCTGAAGTTGACTATTTGGAAACTTGGAAGGGAATGGAGAGTCTTGTCAAAATGGGCCTTGCAAAGTCTATAGGTGTTTCCAACTTCAATGAGGAGCAGTTAGGAAGGTTACTTGCGGTGGCGAATATTAAACCGGCTGTGAATCAAATCGaa aTAAACCCAACGTTTACCCAGCACGCTTTGGTGGATTTCTGCAAATCCCATTCAGTGGTTCCTGTAGCGTACACTCCTCTAGGATTGATCTCTGAAGCCAGGCCTGAGTTTATCGGAAAGGATGTGATCAAAACTGACCCTAAGCTGGGAGAGTTGGCTGAGAAATATGGGAAAACTCGTGCGCAGATTGCTTTGCGATATTTG gtacAACGAGGAATTCCAGTCGTTCCAAAGTCGTTCACAAAGTCACGTATAGCCGAGAACCTGGATATTTTCAACTTTGAGTTGACAGACAAAGAAATGGCCATTGTCGATGGTTACAACCTCGACCATAGATGCGTGCCGGGGACGGCGTGGGCCAAACTCAAGTACTTCCCATTCTAA
- the Cdk1 gene encoding cyclin-dependent kinase 1 has translation MDDFLKIEKIGEGTYGVVYKGKNKITGQFVAMKKIRLESEDEGIPSTAIREISLLKELNHPNIVKLEDVLMEESRLYLIFEFLSMDLKKYMDSLGSGKFMDPAMVKSYLYQINNAILYCHQRRILHRDLKPQNLLIDKTGIIKVADFGLGRAFGVPVRVYTHEVVTLWYRAPEVLLGSQRYSCPIDIWSVGCIFSEMSSKKPLFQGDSEIDQLFRIFRMLRTPTEELWPGVSSLPDYKPTFPNWNTFNLHNHVQNLDEVGMDLLQKMLVYDPVKRISAKEARRHRYFRDVKLPPGLSVNSAYIRFVPEDSPDTDSSAQSV, from the exons ATggatgattttttgaaaattgaaaagatTGGTGAAGGTACTTACGGTGTTGTGTACAaagggaaaaataaaataactggcCAGTTTGTGGCTATGAAAAAAATTCGTCTCGAATCTGAAGATGAAGGAATACCGTCGACTGCAATCAG AGAGATATCTCTTCTGAAGGAGTTAAACCATCCTAATATAGTGAAACTTGAAGATGTTCTCATGGAAGAGTCTCGACTTTACCTTATTTTTGAGTTCCTCTCTATGGACCTGAAGAAATACATGGACTCCCTTGGATCCGGGAAA TTTATGGATCCCGCGATGGTAAAGAGCTACTTGTATCAGATCAACAATGCCATCCTTTACTGCCACCAGCGACGCATCCTGCATCGCGACCTGAAGCCGCAGAACTTGCTCATTGATAAGACTGGTATTATTAAG GTAGCGGATTTCGGTCTGGGGCGCGCGTTCGGCGTGCCCGTGCGCGTGTACACGCACGAGGTCGTCACACTCTGGTATCGCGCGCCGGAGGTGCTGCTCGGCAGTCAGAG ATATTCCTGCCCGATAGATATCTGGTCTGTCGGATGCATATTCTCTGAGATGTCGTCCAAGAAACCACTGTTCCAGGGAGACTCTGAAATTGATCAACTCTTCCGCATCTTCAG AATGCTGCGTACCCCGACGGAGGAGCTGTGGCCGGGAGTGTCGTCGCTGCCGGACTACAAGCCCACCTTCCCCAACTGGAACACCTTCAACCTCCACAACCAC GTCCAGAATCTGGATGAAGTGGGCATGGACCTACTGCAGAAGATGCTAGTATATGACCCGGTGAAACGGATCTCTGCCAAGGAAGCCCGCAGACACCGCTACTTCCGGGATGTCAAACTGCCTCCGGGGCTCTCTGTCAACTCCGCATACATCAGATTCGTGCCCGAAGACTCTCCTGATACTGATAGCAGTGCGCAGAGTGTTTAG
- the LOC128679108 gene encoding dnaJ homolog subfamily B member 13-like — protein MGFDYYGILGVKRNCAQIEVKKAYRRLALKYNPERHDNDENMKRIFALIGEAYEVLVDHQRRAVYDQYGEEGLKRGVPGPKEYIQPYAYHQEPLRTFHEFFGTANPYADLLDYYENPPPMFDSPLGKGYKEKDPTIVRPLALSLEEIYRGGLKKMKIQRLVFTDETCSELKLREKVLSIPIKPGMYPNTEIKFKEEGDQGPTRIPADVIFITEDRPHETYVRSGLSDLLYVHKVTLEEALCGLMIVLKTLDDRTLRIKIDEVIHPTYEKVIEEEGFPVPQCPWKARGNLIIRFTVTFPEYLSTKTKTAFEEAFRVKDEEDERFEKLPCGTISVSSVI, from the coding sequence atggGCTTCGATTACTACGGGATACTGGGCGTCAAGCGCAACTGCGCTCAAATCGAAGTGAAGAAGGCGTACCGTCGTCTCGCGCTCAAATACAACCCGGAGCGCCACGACAATGACGAAAACATGAAGAGGATATTCGCCCTCATCGGAGAGGCTTATGAAGTCCTGGTAGACCATCAAAGACGAGCTGTCTACGACCAATACGGAGAGGAAGGCCTCAAACGTGGGGTCCCTGGACCCAAGGAGTACATACAACCTTACGCTTACCATCAGGAACCATTAAGGACCTTCCACGAATTCTTTGGCACCGCTAACCCTTATGCCGACTTGCTGGATTATTACGAAAACCCACCACCCATGTTCGATTCGCCTTTAGGCAAAGGGTACAAAGAGAAAGACCCGACAATAGTGCGTCCGCTCGCCTTGTCTCTCGAAGAAATTTACAGAGGCGGTTTGAAGAAGATGAAGATCCAACGATTGGTTTTTACTGACGAGACTTGTTCGGAGCTAAAACTGAGAGAGAAGGTACTCTCTATACCGATCAAGCCGGGAATGTATCCCAACACAGAGATTAAGTTCAAAGAGGAAGGCGACCAGGGCCCTACTAGGATTCCTGCCGACGTTATATTCATAACAGAGGATCGACCGCATGAGACTTATGTGAGATCAGGTCTGAGCGATCTATTGTATGTGCACAAAGTAACATTAGAGGAGGCACTGTGCGGTCTAATGATAGTGTTGAAGACTTTGGACGATAGGACCCTTAGAATCAAAATAGATGAAGTTATTCACCCAACATATGAGAAGGTGATCGAAGAGGAAGGCTTCCCAGTACCGCAGTGTCCTTGGAAAGCGCGGGGCAATTTGATCATCAGATTTACTGTGACGTTCCCTGAATACTTGTCAACGAAAACTAAGACTGCCTTCGAAGAAGCGTTTAGAGTGAAGGACGAGGAAGATGAAAGATTCGAGAAATTACCGTGCGGTACTATATCTGTGTCttctgttatttaa